One genomic window of Halolamina sediminis includes the following:
- a CDS encoding alpha,alpha-trehalose-phosphate synthase (UDP-forming): MIDDALGDRSLVVVSNREPCVHEYVDGEPTAERPAGGLVTALDGVVAETGGTWVAWGSGDADFDPAVAPDGEVHVPAGGSGDEPADDDRPGYTLSRLDLPRRLIENYYYGYSNQVLWPICHLEADPVTVDPAFAPAYREANRRFAERAVAADPDVVWFQDYHLALAPQYVREERPEARLVQFWHVPWPTPEFFEICPQGTELLRGLLGNDAIGFHLERYAANFRDCVARFVPDAELMASGTIRYDGRTVETHASPIGVDTERVAANARSDAATHYWDRVTGRYDLDRGRSIVLGVDRLDYTKGVIERLDALAYLLETTPELAGEFTYVQKGTRTREGIPAYRRYYDEVRDRIADLNGAHGTPDWTPVVYIEDDVDDRELAGLYRHADAAVVSSRRDGMNLVAKEFVAAQGQPAPNAGLAQADGLDRSTRNRTPGALVLSRFVGAAESLCPAALSVNPYDVAGFAETIRTALTMDETERRERAATMRVSVREDDIDAWLATQMDVLTGEEQTVAADDD, translated from the coding sequence GTGATCGACGACGCGCTCGGCGACCGCTCGCTCGTTGTCGTCTCGAACCGCGAGCCGTGCGTCCACGAGTACGTCGACGGCGAGCCGACGGCCGAGCGCCCCGCCGGCGGGCTCGTGACCGCGCTCGACGGCGTGGTCGCCGAGACGGGCGGCACGTGGGTCGCGTGGGGGAGCGGTGACGCCGACTTCGACCCCGCGGTGGCGCCCGACGGCGAGGTTCACGTTCCGGCGGGGGGCAGCGGGGACGAGCCGGCGGACGACGACCGACCGGGCTACACGCTCTCACGGCTCGACCTCCCCCGCCGGCTGATCGAGAACTACTACTACGGCTACAGCAATCAGGTGCTCTGGCCGATCTGCCACCTCGAAGCCGACCCCGTGACCGTCGACCCCGCGTTCGCGCCGGCGTACCGCGAGGCCAACCGCCGGTTCGCGGAGCGCGCGGTCGCCGCCGACCCCGACGTAGTCTGGTTTCAGGACTACCACCTCGCGCTGGCGCCGCAGTACGTCCGCGAGGAGCGGCCCGAGGCGCGGCTGGTGCAGTTCTGGCACGTCCCGTGGCCCACGCCGGAGTTCTTCGAGATCTGCCCGCAGGGGACCGAACTGCTCCGCGGCCTGCTCGGCAACGACGCGATCGGCTTCCACCTCGAGCGGTACGCCGCGAACTTCCGGGACTGCGTGGCGCGGTTCGTCCCCGACGCCGAACTGATGGCCTCGGGCACGATCCGCTACGACGGCCGGACCGTCGAGACGCACGCCTCCCCCATCGGCGTCGACACGGAGCGCGTCGCGGCGAACGCCAGAAGCGACGCCGCGACTCACTACTGGGACCGAGTGACTGGTCGGTACGACCTCGATCGGGGGCGCTCGATCGTGCTGGGCGTCGACCGCCTCGACTACACGAAGGGCGTGATCGAGCGCCTCGATGCGCTCGCATACCTGCTGGAGACGACGCCCGAGCTGGCGGGCGAGTTCACCTACGTCCAGAAGGGGACCCGCACCCGCGAGGGGATCCCCGCCTACCGGCGCTACTACGACGAGGTTCGCGACCGGATCGCCGACCTGAACGGGGCCCACGGCACGCCCGACTGGACGCCCGTCGTCTACATCGAGGACGACGTCGACGACCGCGAGCTGGCGGGGCTGTACCGCCACGCCGACGCCGCGGTGGTGAGCTCCCGACGCGACGGGATGAACCTCGTCGCGAAGGAGTTCGTCGCCGCACAGGGGCAGCCGGCGCCCAACGCCGGGCTCGCGCAGGCGGACGGGCTCGACCGATCGACCCGAAACAGGACGCCGGGGGCGCTCGTCCTGAGCCGCTTCGTCGGTGCCGCCGAGTCGCTCTGTCCCGCGGCGCTGTCGGTGAACCCCTACGACGTGGCGGGGTTCGCCGAGACGATCCGGACGGCGCTGACGATGGACGAGACCGAGCGCCGCGAGCGCGCGGCGACGATGCGAGTCTCGGTTCGCGAGGACGACATCGACGCGTGGCTCGCGACGCAGATGGACGTGCTGACGGGTGAGGAACAGACCGTCGCGGCGGACGACGACTGA
- the folP gene encoding dihydropteroate synthase, translated as MNPVDVAGLPVGDGHPPRIMGVLNMSVESNYDPSTWGDVDGAVDHAEQMAAEGADIIDVGLQSSNPKNPWQAVDTELERLERALEVLDRADCDAVWSIETRYAEVADEALARGFDMVNDVCGFADPDMPDVCAKHDAAVVKMASPPDIQSPGHLRSIDDCFAALARGGFTEKTIIDPAFGGWYDEKTYEDNWEMFRRLREFRAFNRPILTATNREDFLGDIADRPETEDQLAVSLAAATMEVERGADIVRTHDVPETADVAAVADFLGDRRAIEAGPAAHENDDEAGVHAAELTGVTPREVARNTALREHDGADPAEAVTLTFVAGDLPRAAHEELMAVGGEHGLLVAAGDAGNTIPADKVEAAADGSRGGHGDSPAGEGTFVSGTLAAYEDALPGLSGTPGLEALAAAIRAAIDREQLSSGAPQE; from the coding sequence ATGAACCCCGTCGACGTCGCTGGCCTCCCGGTCGGGGACGGCCACCCGCCACGGATCATGGGCGTGTTGAACATGAGCGTCGAGTCGAACTACGACCCCAGCACCTGGGGCGACGTGGACGGCGCCGTGGATCACGCCGAGCAGATGGCCGCCGAGGGCGCGGACATCATCGACGTGGGGCTCCAGTCCTCGAACCCCAAGAACCCGTGGCAGGCGGTCGACACCGAACTCGAACGGCTGGAACGCGCGCTCGAAGTGCTCGATCGCGCGGACTGTGACGCGGTCTGGTCGATCGAGACGCGTTACGCCGAGGTCGCCGACGAGGCGCTCGCCCGCGGCTTCGACATGGTGAACGACGTGTGTGGCTTCGCCGACCCCGACATGCCCGACGTCTGTGCGAAACACGACGCCGCGGTCGTGAAGATGGCGTCGCCGCCGGACATTCAGTCGCCGGGCCACCTCCGCTCAATCGACGACTGCTTCGCCGCGCTCGCTCGCGGTGGCTTCACCGAGAAGACGATCATCGACCCCGCCTTCGGCGGCTGGTACGACGAGAAGACGTACGAGGACAACTGGGAGATGTTCCGCCGGCTCCGCGAGTTCCGGGCGTTCAACCGTCCGATACTGACCGCGACCAACCGCGAGGACTTCCTCGGCGATATCGCAGACCGCCCCGAGACCGAGGACCAGCTCGCGGTCAGCCTCGCGGCGGCGACGATGGAGGTCGAACGCGGCGCGGACATCGTCCGCACCCACGACGTGCCGGAGACCGCCGACGTGGCCGCGGTCGCCGACTTCCTCGGCGACCGGCGCGCGATCGAGGCAGGTCCTGCAGCCCACGAGAACGACGACGAAGCGGGCGTCCACGCGGCCGAACTCACTGGCGTCACGCCCCGTGAGGTCGCACGTAACACCGCCCTCCGGGAGCACGACGGTGCCGACCCGGCAGAGGCGGTGACCCTCACGTTCGTCGCCGGCGACCTGCCCCGAGCCGCCCACGAGGAACTCATGGCGGTCGGCGGCGAGCACGGTCTGCTCGTCGCCGCGGGCGACGCCGGCAACACGATCCCGGCCGACAAGGTCGAGGCTGCCGCCGACGGGTCCCGAGGTGGTCACGGGGACAGCCCGGCCGGCGAGGGGACGTTCGTCTCCGGGACGCTCGCGGCGTACGAGGACGCGCTGCCCGGACTGTCCGGGACGCCCGGGCTGGAGGCGCTCGCTGCGGCGATCCGGGCGGCGATCGACCGCGAGCAGTTGTCGTCAGGCGCGCCGCAGGAGTAG
- a CDS encoding ATP-binding protein has translation MHVVGRERDGPSESGTGSEPPPMAGHLGRYLARDGSRGARVGIDVDRPHAALVVGKRGAGKSHTLGVLAEATARADGLAPVVVDPMGAFPGLAAETIGDTGTVPANVIERPTIRADALPASEWPALVGLDPTSAAGGLIWEVAASSSTLPGMLDRVEGTDCVPELRRTARNHLRRAREWAVFDPDGLDADDLFGPAATVLSLSGVDDAPTGAVVAAVARLLYDARTGDGCPDRLPWLFVDEAHVAVDGVAGTALRTLLTRGRAPGVSLVLATQRPSALPAVAASQADLLLAHRLTSEADIEALAAASPTYLSGTLGDRLPSGRGEALIVDDATESTHTIRVRDRHTPHGGDTPRASEVAAEGSTDPRIENDRCERSKRGP, from the coding sequence ATGCACGTCGTCGGTCGCGAGCGCGACGGGCCGAGCGAGAGCGGAACAGGAAGCGAGCCGCCACCGATGGCCGGCCACCTCGGCCGGTATCTCGCCCGCGACGGGAGCCGCGGTGCCCGCGTGGGGATCGACGTGGACCGCCCGCACGCCGCGCTCGTCGTGGGCAAGCGCGGCGCCGGGAAGTCACACACGCTCGGCGTGCTCGCCGAAGCGACCGCGCGGGCCGACGGTCTCGCGCCGGTCGTCGTCGATCCGATGGGGGCGTTCCCGGGGCTTGCGGCCGAGACGATCGGCGATACCGGGACCGTCCCGGCGAACGTGATCGAGCGGCCGACAATCCGGGCCGACGCGCTGCCCGCGTCGGAGTGGCCGGCACTGGTCGGACTCGATCCGACGAGCGCGGCCGGTGGGCTGATCTGGGAGGTCGCCGCGTCGTCGTCGACGCTCCCCGGGATGCTCGATCGAGTCGAGGGGACCGACTGCGTGCCCGAACTCCGGCGGACAGCGAGGAACCACCTCCGGCGGGCGCGAGAGTGGGCGGTGTTCGACCCTGACGGGCTCGACGCCGACGACCTGTTCGGGCCGGCGGCGACCGTCCTCTCGCTGTCGGGCGTCGACGATGCGCCGACGGGCGCCGTCGTGGCCGCGGTGGCGCGGCTGCTCTACGACGCTCGGACGGGCGACGGGTGTCCGGACCGGCTGCCGTGGCTGTTCGTCGACGAGGCACACGTCGCCGTCGACGGCGTCGCGGGCACGGCGCTCCGGACGCTCCTGACTCGAGGGCGTGCGCCGGGCGTCTCGCTCGTTCTCGCGACGCAGCGACCGTCGGCGCTCCCGGCGGTCGCCGCCTCACAGGCCGACCTCCTGCTCGCCCACCGACTCACGAGCGAGGCCGACATCGAGGCGCTCGCGGCCGCGAGTCCGACGTACCTCTCCGGAACGCTCGGGGACCGACTGCCGAGCGGGCGGGGCGAGGCGCTGATTGTCGACGACGCAACCGAGTCGACACACACGATCCGAGTCCGGGACCGGCACACGCCCCACGGCGGCGACACGCCACGAGCCAGCGAGGTCGCCGCGGAGGGATCGACCGACCCACGAATAGAAAACGACAGGTGCGAGCGCTCGAAGAGGGGACCGTGA
- a CDS encoding Ig-like domain-containing protein codes for MLDPNRVRGRVADGIAELRDDERAIEGLPVRLVVSLVVGAACLSVMLNLVNGVGGLAASEVDVRPTPEVVETGEQELTVRVVDPDGNPVSGATVIVDGGTASLDGVATAKTGSDGNATVSIDPALGSNQAEGTLTLDVKPPAGGSYVDRRENSHVLVIGE; via the coding sequence ATGCTCGATCCGAATCGAGTTCGCGGGCGGGTCGCCGACGGCATCGCCGAACTGCGCGACGACGAACGCGCGATCGAGGGGCTCCCGGTTCGCCTCGTCGTCTCGCTGGTCGTCGGCGCCGCGTGTCTGAGCGTGATGTTGAACCTCGTCAACGGCGTCGGCGGGCTCGCCGCGTCCGAGGTGGATGTGCGCCCGACGCCCGAGGTGGTCGAGACCGGGGAACAGGAACTGACGGTGCGGGTCGTCGACCCTGACGGGAACCCCGTCTCGGGGGCGACGGTCATCGTCGACGGCGGGACAGCGAGCCTCGACGGCGTCGCGACCGCGAAGACCGGATCGGACGGCAACGCCACCGTCTCGATCGATCCGGCGCTCGGCTCGAACCAGGCCGAGGGGACGCTCACGCTCGACGTGAAGCCGCCGGCTGGGGGATCGTACGTCGACCGCCGCGAGAACAGCCACGTGTTGGTGATCGGCGAATGA
- a CDS encoding protein-L-isoaspartate O-methyltransferase family protein → MDPAVLRDDMVDGLEHTLGRPLPEEIGLAMRTVPRREFVEEAPYDNRPRTVDGAVTLAPGTVARLLTALDPREGEEALVVGAGGGYTAAVLAEILGGRHVHALDIARPQVYRARSNLDAAGYGEVLVDCQEGSAGLPEYAPYDRILIEAGVVEPPRPLLEQLADDGRIVFPKGNGDQTLVAVTRDRDAPDGYRRVDERGPVQFAPLLVDGEQPGVTRNRTRREDRERAERGASPGWEHEWLDWDERLSGRERSSGAPDYGDYGDRR, encoded by the coding sequence ATGGACCCCGCGGTGCTCCGGGACGACATGGTCGACGGGCTGGAACACACCCTCGGCCGGCCGCTCCCGGAGGAGATCGGGCTCGCGATGCGGACGGTACCGCGCCGGGAGTTCGTCGAGGAGGCGCCGTACGACAACCGCCCGCGGACCGTCGACGGCGCCGTCACGCTCGCGCCCGGGACGGTCGCACGGCTCCTGACCGCGCTCGACCCGCGAGAGGGCGAGGAGGCGCTGGTCGTCGGCGCCGGCGGCGGTTACACCGCCGCCGTGCTGGCGGAGATTCTCGGCGGGCGCCACGTCCACGCGCTCGACATCGCCCGCCCGCAGGTGTACCGCGCCCGCTCGAACCTCGACGCGGCAGGCTACGGCGAGGTGCTCGTGGACTGCCAGGAGGGCTCCGCCGGGCTGCCGGAGTACGCCCCCTACGACCGGATCCTGATCGAGGCCGGCGTCGTCGAACCGCCGCGTCCCCTGCTCGAACAGCTGGCCGACGACGGCCGGATCGTGTTCCCGAAGGGCAACGGGGACCAGACGCTCGTCGCGGTGACGCGCGACCGCGACGCCCCGGACGGCTACCGGCGCGTCGACGAGCGTGGGCCGGTCCAGTTCGCGCCGCTGCTCGTCGACGGCGAACAGCCCGGCGTCACCCGTAACCGAACCCGGCGGGAGGACCGCGAGCGCGCCGAGCGCGGCGCCTCGCCCGGCTGGGAGCACGAGTGGCTCGACTGGGACGAGCGGCTCTCGGGTCGCGAACGCAGTTCGGGCGCGCCCGACTACGGCGACTACGGCGACCGGCGGTAG
- a CDS encoding protein-L-isoaspartate(D-aspartate) O-methyltransferase gives MEFERRRERLVERLRDRGMIEREVTAAAMRAVPRHEFVPADRRGEAYRDRPLPISEGQTISAPHMVAVMVDRLGLERGDRVLEIGTGCGYHAAVTAEVVGEENVFSVEYVAELADRARETLDRLGYDVAIRTGDGHEGWPEHAPYDAAYLTCAAEQVPSGIVEQLRPGGRILAPVGSARQELVRLTVRENERTERETFGGVRFVRMQGE, from the coding sequence ATGGAGTTCGAGCGACGCCGCGAGCGGCTGGTCGAGCGACTCCGTGACCGCGGGATGATCGAGCGCGAGGTGACCGCAGCGGCGATGCGGGCGGTGCCGCGTCACGAGTTCGTGCCCGCGGACCGACGGGGCGAGGCCTACCGCGACCGGCCCCTCCCGATCAGCGAGGGACAGACGATCTCGGCGCCGCACATGGTGGCAGTGATGGTCGACCGCCTCGGCCTCGAACGCGGGGACCGGGTGTTGGAGATCGGGACGGGGTGTGGCTACCACGCCGCGGTCACCGCCGAAGTCGTCGGCGAAGAGAACGTCTTCTCGGTGGAGTACGTCGCGGAACTGGCCGACCGCGCCCGCGAGACGCTCGACCGACTGGGGTACGATGTCGCGATCAGGACCGGCGACGGCCACGAGGGGTGGCCCGAACACGCGCCCTACGACGCCGCCTACCTGACCTGTGCGGCCGAGCAGGTGCCGTCCGGGATCGTCGAACAACTCCGACCCGGGGGACGGATACTCGCTCCTGTCGGCAGCGCGCGACAGGAGTTAGTCCGGCTGACCGTCCGCGAGAACGAGCGAACGGAGCGCGAGACGTTCGGCGGCGTCCGGTTCGTCCGGATGCAGGGCGAGTGA
- a CDS encoding DHH family phosphoesterase, whose amino-acid sequence MQAAGYADALAKAEQFVRGNPELVAGAAAVTVFAVIVALALLRYRRPIGVRFKEALADRDRVAVLMHPDPDPDAMAAAIGIARLAEQVDCESTIQFSGQIRHQENRAFRNVLDLDIEEIDHVSELAAESVVLVDHNQPRGFEGADGVLPFAVVDHHPGEGTGEEFTDVRTDYGASASIVAEYFADVGGKPVPPDVHESEVAARFTLPSRECTGLLYGILADTRHLTTGAAAPDFNAAASIAPGVDEDSLDRIANPQVSGETLDVKARAIAGRQVEGSFAVSDVGTLSNADAIPQAADELITLEGITAVVVVGERDGTVHLSGRSRDDRVHMGRALENAVESIPAAGAGGHARMGGGQLPADEEASREELIERIFHSLEGDV is encoded by the coding sequence ATGCAGGCCGCCGGCTACGCGGACGCGCTCGCGAAAGCCGAGCAGTTCGTCCGGGGGAACCCCGAGCTGGTCGCCGGGGCGGCGGCAGTCACCGTGTTCGCGGTCATCGTCGCCCTCGCGCTGCTTCGCTACCGGCGCCCGATAGGCGTCCGGTTCAAGGAGGCGCTCGCGGACCGCGACCGGGTCGCGGTGCTGATGCACCCCGACCCCGACCCGGACGCGATGGCGGCTGCGATCGGCATCGCCCGGCTGGCAGAGCAGGTGGACTGTGAGTCGACGATCCAGTTCTCCGGCCAGATCCGCCACCAGGAGAACCGCGCGTTCCGGAACGTACTCGACCTCGACATCGAGGAGATCGACCACGTCTCCGAGCTCGCCGCGGAGTCGGTCGTCCTGGTCGACCACAACCAACCCCGCGGGTTCGAGGGCGCCGACGGCGTGCTCCCCTTCGCGGTCGTCGACCACCACCCCGGCGAGGGGACGGGCGAGGAGTTCACCGACGTTCGGACCGACTACGGCGCCAGCGCCAGCATCGTCGCGGAGTACTTCGCCGACGTGGGCGGCAAGCCCGTCCCGCCGGACGTCCACGAAAGCGAGGTCGCCGCGCGCTTCACGCTCCCCTCCCGGGAGTGTACCGGCCTCCTGTACGGCATTCTCGCGGACACTCGCCACCTCACCACGGGCGCGGCAGCGCCGGACTTCAACGCCGCGGCCTCGATCGCGCCCGGCGTCGACGAGGACTCCCTCGACCGGATCGCGAACCCGCAGGTCAGCGGCGAGACGCTCGACGTGAAGGCACGTGCCATCGCCGGCCGGCAGGTCGAGGGCTCGTTCGCGGTCAGCGATGTGGGGACGTTGTCGAACGCCGACGCCATCCCGCAGGCTGCGGACGAGCTCATCACGCTCGAAGGCATCACGGCGGTCGTCGTCGTCGGCGAGCGCGACGGGACAGTCCACCTCTCCGGCCGCTCACGCGACGACCGCGTCCACATGGGTCGCGCGTTGGAGAACGCCGTCGAGAGCATTCCGGCGGCCGGCGCGGGCGGCCACGCCCGGATGGGCGGCGGGCAGCTCCCGGCCGACGAGGAGGCGTCCCGCGAGGAGCTGATCGAGCGAATCTTCCACAGCCTCGAAGGCGACGTGTAG
- a CDS encoding aldo/keto reductase — MATRDATWRYRDRFGDRYGRTFFRRFGPGVVSSIGAGSYQGEPTAAVDDRHRDALVTALENGCNVLDTAPDYRCGRAEGVVGDALETADVDRDAVLLATKGGFVPFDGERPAEPAEYVREQFVETGIVDPADLARGSHAIAPAFLETMLDRSLDVLGVETIDCYYVHNPETQFAEHPREEVYDRIEAAFEQLEREIAAGRIDRYGVASWEAFRVPADHDQYLSLSRVLDCARSAAESVGGDVDDHGLAAIQLPFNVHMADAFTSAHHEDPESGEAVSALEFAHREGLSVFASAALMGGELVEGLPDNISAELAGDSPAQRAINFARSAPAVAAALVGMGRPSHVREDLAAGTFDPLGASAFDAVFE, encoded by the coding sequence ATGGCGACCCGTGACGCGACGTGGCGCTACCGGGATCGGTTCGGCGATCGGTACGGGCGAACCTTCTTCCGTCGGTTCGGCCCCGGCGTGGTCTCCTCGATCGGCGCCGGCAGCTACCAGGGCGAGCCGACCGCCGCGGTCGACGACCGCCACCGGGACGCGCTCGTGACCGCGCTGGAGAACGGCTGTAACGTCCTCGACACCGCGCCCGACTACCGCTGTGGCCGTGCCGAGGGCGTGGTCGGCGACGCGCTGGAAACCGCAGACGTGGACCGCGATGCGGTGCTGCTCGCGACGAAGGGTGGGTTCGTCCCGTTCGACGGCGAGCGCCCCGCCGAGCCGGCAGAATACGTCCGCGAGCAGTTCGTCGAGACCGGAATCGTCGATCCGGCCGACCTCGCCCGCGGGAGCCACGCGATCGCGCCCGCGTTCCTCGAAACGATGCTGGATCGCTCGCTCGACGTGCTGGGCGTCGAGACGATCGACTGCTACTACGTCCACAACCCCGAGACGCAGTTCGCGGAACACCCCCGCGAGGAGGTGTACGACCGGATCGAGGCCGCCTTCGAGCAGCTGGAACGTGAGATCGCTGCGGGTCGAATCGACCGCTACGGCGTCGCCTCGTGGGAGGCGTTCCGCGTGCCCGCCGACCACGATCAATATCTCTCGCTCTCTCGCGTGCTCGACTGTGCCCGCTCGGCCGCCGAGTCAGTCGGCGGCGACGTCGACGACCACGGGCTCGCAGCGATCCAACTGCCGTTCAACGTCCACATGGCCGACGCGTTCACCAGCGCTCACCACGAGGACCCCGAGAGCGGCGAGGCGGTGAGCGCCTTGGAGTTCGCCCACCGCGAGGGGCTGTCGGTGTTTGCGAGCGCGGCACTCATGGGCGGCGAACTGGTCGAGGGGCTCCCCGACAACATCTCGGCCGAACTCGCCGGCGACAGCCCGGCCCAGCGGGCGATCAACTTCGCGCGCTCGGCGCCGGCGGTCGCCGCGGCGCTGGTCGGCATGGGCCGGCCCAGCCACGTCCGCGAGGACTTGGCTGCCGGGACGTTCGACCCGCTGGGGGCGTCGGCGTTCGACGCGGTGTTCGAGTAG
- the ppsA gene encoding pyruvate, water dikinase: MGVLWLDDVRAADLETVGGKGASLGELTEAGLPVPPGFVVTAGTYRAFIEEAGIDEELFAAMDVDPEDSAALKEASDTAHDLILNTPFPEKVREEILAAYGNLDDGEAFVAVRSSATAEDLPDASFAGQQETFLNVTEEALLERVKECWASLFSQRAIYYRERKDFPHDAVDIAVVVQKMVDAEKSGVMFTSHPSTGEPRLIIEAAWGLGEAVVSGTVSPDNYVYDRNADSVEEVTVADKKVKMIKDPETGETVEEPVSPDRRNERVLSDDEIEDLVELGERVEDHYDEPQDVEWAVADDEIYMLQSRPITTIDDGDADLEEERETEDDGEGDVILRGLGASPGVVSGEVRVVTELDQLDKVGDGDVLVTEMTMPDMVPAMKRAAGIVTDEGGMTSHAAIVSRELGVPAVVGTGSGSRELVDDQVVTIDGDRGTVIEGRTEPAEPDHEPVEEVRPKTPVKPMTATEVKVNVSIPEAAERAAATGADGVGLLRMEHMVLTLGKTPERYIAEEGPEAYQEQLVDGIQGVAEEFYPRPVRVRTLDAPTDEFRSMEGGEDEPNEHNPMLGWRGIRRSLDKPEVFQHELAAFRKLYDMGYDNVELMLPLVNDAEDVIQAKALMEEAGIDTEKRNWGVMIETPASALMVEEMAQQGIDFASFGTNDLTQYTLAVDRNNEHVADRFDELHPAVLELISETIETCREHDVDTSICGQAGSKPEMVDFLVEEGISSISANIDAVRDVQHEVKRVEQQLILDSVR; the protein is encoded by the coding sequence ATGGGAGTACTCTGGCTCGACGACGTTCGCGCCGCGGACCTGGAGACGGTCGGCGGGAAGGGAGCTTCACTCGGTGAACTCACCGAGGCCGGGCTTCCCGTACCGCCGGGATTCGTGGTCACGGCGGGGACGTATCGGGCGTTCATCGAGGAGGCGGGCATCGACGAGGAACTGTTCGCGGCGATGGACGTGGACCCGGAGGACTCCGCCGCGCTCAAGGAGGCCTCCGACACCGCCCACGACCTGATCCTGAACACGCCGTTCCCCGAGAAGGTGCGCGAGGAGATCCTCGCCGCCTACGGGAACCTCGACGACGGCGAGGCGTTCGTCGCCGTGCGCTCTTCGGCGACCGCCGAGGACCTGCCCGACGCCTCCTTCGCGGGCCAGCAGGAGACGTTCCTCAACGTCACGGAGGAGGCGCTGCTCGAACGCGTCAAGGAGTGCTGGGCGTCGCTGTTCTCCCAGCGCGCGATCTACTACCGCGAGCGCAAGGACTTCCCCCACGACGCGGTCGACATCGCGGTCGTCGTCCAGAAGATGGTCGACGCCGAGAAGTCCGGCGTGATGTTCACCTCCCACCCCTCGACGGGCGAGCCCCGACTGATCATCGAGGCCGCGTGGGGGCTGGGCGAGGCGGTCGTCTCGGGGACGGTCTCCCCGGACAACTACGTGTACGACCGGAACGCCGACTCGGTCGAGGAGGTGACCGTCGCCGACAAGAAGGTCAAGATGATCAAGGACCCCGAGACGGGCGAGACCGTCGAGGAGCCGGTGTCGCCGGACCGGCGGAACGAACGGGTGCTCTCCGACGACGAGATCGAGGATCTCGTCGAGCTCGGCGAGCGCGTCGAGGACCACTACGACGAGCCACAGGACGTGGAGTGGGCGGTCGCCGACGACGAGATCTACATGCTCCAGTCCCGGCCGATCACGACGATCGACGACGGCGACGCCGATCTGGAGGAGGAGCGCGAGACGGAGGACGACGGCGAGGGCGACGTGATCCTGCGGGGGCTCGGCGCCTCGCCGGGCGTCGTCTCGGGCGAGGTCCGCGTCGTCACCGAGCTCGACCAGCTCGACAAGGTGGGTGACGGCGACGTGCTCGTCACCGAGATGACGATGCCCGACATGGTGCCCGCGATGAAGCGCGCGGCGGGGATCGTCACCGACGAGGGCGGGATGACCAGCCACGCCGCGATCGTCTCCCGCGAGCTCGGCGTCCCCGCGGTGGTCGGCACCGGCAGCGGGTCCCGCGAGCTCGTCGACGATCAGGTCGTCACCATCGATGGCGACCGCGGCACCGTGATCGAGGGCCGAACCGAGCCCGCCGAGCCCGACCACGAGCCCGTCGAGGAGGTCCGCCCCAAGACGCCGGTCAAACCGATGACCGCGACCGAGGTGAAAGTCAACGTCTCCATTCCGGAGGCCGCCGAGCGCGCGGCCGCGACCGGCGCCGACGGCGTGGGACTGCTCCGAATGGAGCACATGGTGCTCACGCTGGGCAAAACCCCGGAGCGGTACATCGCCGAAGAGGGCCCCGAGGCGTACCAGGAGCAGCTCGTCGACGGCATCCAGGGCGTCGCCGAGGAGTTCTACCCCCGGCCCGTCCGCGTCCGGACGCTCGACGCGCCGACCGACGAGTTCCGTTCGATGGAGGGCGGCGAGGACGAGCCCAACGAGCACAACCCCATGCTCGGCTGGCGGGGGATCCGCCGCAGTCTGGACAAGCCGGAGGTGTTCCAGCACGAGCTCGCGGCGTTCCGGAAGCTGTACGACATGGGCTACGACAACGTCGAGCTCATGCTCCCGCTGGTGAACGACGCCGAGGACGTGATTCAGGCCAAGGCGCTGATGGAAGAGGCCGGCATCGACACCGAGAAGCGCAACTGGGGCGTGATGATCGAGACGCCCGCCAGCGCGCTGATGGTCGAGGAGATGGCCCAGCAGGGCATCGACTTCGCCTCCTTCGGCACGAACGACCTGACCCAGTACACGCTGGCGGTCGACCGCAACAACGAGCACGTCGCCGACCGCTTCGACGAGCTCCACCCCGCGGTGCTGGAGCTGATCAGCGAGACGATCGAGACCTGCCGCGAGCACGACGTCGACACGTCGATCTGTGGGCAGGCCGGCTCTAAGCCCGAGATGGTGGACTTCCTCGTCGAAGAGGGGATCAGTAGCATCTCGGCGAACATCGACGCGGTGCGTGACGTCCAGCACGAGGTCAAGCGCGTCGAGCAGCAGCTGATCCTCGACTCGGTCCGCTAA
- a CDS encoding putative quinol monooxygenase produces MLVVHATFPIDPEQREEALARAAELVSETRKEPGVIEYSAVTDLVESDLLRFVEVYEDEAAFAAHVESDHFQAFETKLPELLGGEPEVMRYEVSDASEVEV; encoded by the coding sequence ATGCTCGTGGTTCACGCGACGTTCCCGATCGACCCGGAACAGCGCGAGGAAGCGCTCGCACGCGCCGCCGAACTCGTCTCAGAGACGCGGAAAGAGCCCGGCGTGATCGAGTACAGCGCCGTGACCGATCTGGTGGAGTCGGATCTCCTGCGGTTCGTGGAGGTGTACGAGGACGAGGCGGCGTTCGCGGCCCACGTCGAGAGCGACCACTTCCAGGCGTTCGAAACGAAGCTCCCGGAGCTGCTCGGGGGCGAACCAGAGGTGATGCGCTACGAGGTCAGCGACGCGTCGGAAGTGGAAGTCTGA